Proteins encoded together in one Halorubellus sp. JP-L1 window:
- a CDS encoding ABC transporter permease, translated as MSRWSYFARRLVLAVPVVLFGTTLTFMIIYLGPIDPVSAILGPQSNQQAYEQIEAQLGLNKPLFGQYLDFIANLAMFDLGDSWVIQPDTSAMELIGSFAPRTLWLGFWSVLLPLFIGIPLGFYAGLNPNTWSDYFASLGGIVWRSMPNFWLGVILLAWLSQDNVLFGFNWKTFVVDTGIVGAPSLNFYDVAGVTSIDLFGTTLFRLPFKFNFETFLAAIKRILPPAIVLGSASMGNEMRLGRTAVLETVNSNYVETARAKGLSSGKIVWKHVFRNALIPLVPIILNEAFLLIGGSVILETIFGINGLGYLFFQAVVQADLPLAGSLMYIFILLIVFLNILQDFLYTIIDPRVGYDK; from the coding sequence ATGAGTCGGTGGTCGTACTTCGCTCGCCGGCTCGTACTGGCGGTTCCGGTCGTGCTCTTCGGAACGACCCTCACGTTCATGATCATCTACCTGGGCCCGATAGACCCAGTGTCGGCCATCCTTGGCCCGCAATCAAACCAACAGGCCTACGAACAGATCGAGGCCCAGCTCGGGCTGAACAAACCGCTGTTCGGGCAGTACCTCGACTTCATCGCGAACCTCGCGATGTTCGACCTCGGCGATTCCTGGGTCATCCAACCGGACACCTCGGCGATGGAACTCATCGGGAGCTTCGCACCGCGGACGCTCTGGCTGGGCTTCTGGTCGGTGCTCCTCCCGCTGTTCATCGGGATACCGCTGGGCTTCTACGCCGGACTGAATCCGAACACGTGGTCGGACTACTTCGCGTCCCTCGGCGGGATCGTCTGGCGGTCGATGCCGAACTTCTGGCTCGGCGTCATCCTGTTGGCGTGGCTGAGTCAGGACAACGTCCTCTTCGGGTTCAACTGGAAGACGTTCGTCGTCGACACCGGTATCGTCGGCGCACCGTCGTTGAACTTCTACGACGTCGCGGGCGTGACGAGCATCGACCTGTTCGGGACAACGCTGTTCCGGCTGCCGTTCAAGTTCAACTTCGAGACGTTCCTCGCGGCGATCAAGCGCATCCTGCCGCCCGCGATCGTGCTCGGGTCGGCGTCGATGGGTAACGAGATGCGTCTCGGCCGGACGGCGGTCCTGGAGACGGTGAACTCGAACTACGTCGAGACCGCGCGCGCGAAGGGGCTGTCGAGCGGGAAGATCGTCTGGAAGCACGTCTTCCGGAACGCGCTGATCCCGCTCGTCCCGATCATCCTGAACGAAGCGTTCCTCCTCATCGGTGGGTCCGTCATCCTGGAGACCATCTTCGGGATCAACGGCCTCGGCTACCTGTTCTTCCAGGCGGTCGTGCAGGCCGACCTGCCGCTCGCGGGGTCGCTGATGTACATCTTCATCCTGCTAATCGTGTTCTTGAACATCCTACAGGACTTCCTGTACACGATCATCGATCCGAGAGTGGGGTACGACAAATGA
- a CDS encoding ABC transporter substrate-binding protein: protein MTDNTSVDRRRFLQATGGAATAAAIAGCLGGGDETETEPETEDGGDGTDTTTGGDEEPQGNDRTLQLINSTITTLDPIKATDTASGTIIQNVFDALMNYPNGEIAVENLLAEEVSVSDDFRTYTFTLKEGVQYHDDMGEVTAEDVVYSFERLAASDNSRRTYFILAYALNIEHETDDEGAYVPGSLNMAATGDYEFKMQLAKPFAPTLEMLAYTSFSVIPKGIVGDIDVVPSGGSLGSDETEDIGDGEMAHEEFATNNPVGAGPYVFDHWETSQEAEIVRNDDYHGGEVLNGGVFWKVIPKPETAYQYAQNKNSDLISMPTSKYDPGKVNVEGTDDLGRKYGTYGPMENSATANYLQVASINTYYIGFNCENVEKPARQAIAYAMNQQEGVEQVFKGRGKAAYHLTPPNIYPGGAPEYDSHAENNYPYGYNQTQIQQAKSVMEDAGYGPDNQYEVTFTTYQSSTWQGLGKILRDKLASAHVNMQLEEAPFSTLLQRGRNGNLEAYSLGWIMDWPRPNNFLGQVVPELTNTDQEGGAQGFYLDWDGDEGGMSSAAQQAQSAWETIQSNPEPTDSAQSERDSAYVQMEEAMWDDMVLLPMYHVAEERLWYDWVDIPRFGGGGPSRQKKWKVVINERDQ from the coding sequence ATGACAGACAATACCAGCGTCGACCGACGTCGCTTCCTGCAAGCGACCGGTGGCGCAGCAACTGCAGCGGCAATCGCGGGTTGCCTCGGTGGCGGCGACGAAACCGAGACCGAACCCGAAACCGAAGACGGTGGCGACGGGACCGACACGACCACTGGCGGAGACGAGGAGCCCCAGGGCAACGACCGCACCCTGCAGCTCATCAACTCCACGATCACCACGCTCGACCCCATCAAGGCGACGGACACCGCGTCCGGCACGATCATCCAGAACGTGTTCGACGCCCTGATGAACTACCCGAACGGCGAGATCGCAGTGGAGAACCTCCTCGCGGAGGAGGTCTCGGTCTCCGACGACTTCCGGACCTACACGTTCACGCTCAAAGAGGGCGTCCAGTACCACGACGACATGGGCGAGGTCACGGCCGAGGACGTCGTGTACTCCTTCGAGCGCCTCGCGGCCTCGGACAACTCCCGACGGACGTACTTCATTCTCGCATACGCGCTCAACATCGAGCACGAGACGGACGACGAAGGCGCGTACGTCCCCGGCTCGCTCAACATGGCCGCGACCGGTGACTACGAGTTCAAGATGCAGCTCGCGAAGCCGTTCGCGCCCACACTCGAGATGCTCGCGTACACGTCGTTCTCGGTGATCCCGAAGGGGATCGTCGGCGACATCGACGTCGTCCCGTCCGGTGGCAGCCTCGGCTCCGACGAGACCGAGGACATCGGCGACGGCGAGATGGCCCACGAGGAGTTCGCGACCAACAACCCAGTCGGTGCGGGTCCGTACGTGTTCGACCACTGGGAGACTAGCCAGGAAGCCGAGATCGTCCGAAACGACGACTACCACGGTGGCGAAGTCCTGAACGGCGGCGTCTTCTGGAAGGTTATCCCGAAGCCGGAGACCGCCTACCAGTACGCCCAGAACAAGAACTCCGACCTGATCTCGATGCCGACGTCGAAGTACGACCCCGGCAAGGTCAACGTCGAGGGAACCGACGACCTCGGCCGCAAGTACGGGACGTACGGCCCGATGGAGAACAGCGCCACCGCCAACTACCTCCAGGTCGCGTCGATCAACACGTACTACATCGGCTTCAACTGCGAGAACGTCGAGAAGCCCGCCCGGCAGGCCATCGCGTACGCGATGAACCAGCAGGAGGGCGTCGAGCAGGTGTTCAAGGGTCGTGGCAAGGCCGCGTACCACCTCACGCCGCCGAACATCTACCCGGGTGGCGCACCCGAGTACGACTCGCACGCGGAGAACAACTACCCCTACGGGTACAACCAGACGCAGATCCAGCAGGCAAAGAGCGTCATGGAGGACGCCGGCTACGGCCCCGACAACCAGTACGAGGTCACGTTCACGACGTACCAGTCGTCGACGTGGCAGGGCCTCGGCAAGATCCTCCGCGACAAGCTCGCGTCCGCGCACGTCAACATGCAGCTCGAGGAGGCGCCGTTCTCGACGCTCCTCCAGCGTGGCCGGAACGGGAACCTCGAAGCGTACTCGCTGGGCTGGATCATGGACTGGCCGCGCCCGAACAACTTCCTCGGGCAGGTCGTGCCGGAGCTCACCAACACGGACCAGGAAGGCGGCGCGCAGGGCTTCTACCTGGACTGGGACGGCGACGAGGGTGGCATGAGCAGTGCCGCACAGCAGGCCCAGAGCGCCTGGGAGACGATCCAGAGCAACCCCGAGCCGACCGACTCCGCACAGAGCGAGCGCGACTCGGCGTACGTCCAGATGGAGGAGGCCATGTGGGATGACATGGTCCTCCTTCCGATGTACCACGTCGCAGAGGAGCGTCTGTGGTACGACTGGGTCGACATTCCGCGCTTCGGCGGTGGCGGTCCCTCCCGCCAGAAGAAGTGGAAGGTCGTCATCAACGAGCGCGACCAGTAA
- a CDS encoding PPC domain-containing DNA-binding protein: protein MHYREVETVGEYLGRLETGRDWRAQLEELAVEEEIDAGWFVGLGAVQDATVWYYHQDEGEYEPVEFDEHLEVAACVGNLSELDGEPFAHTHVVLSRPDGESVAGHLDEATVFAGEVYVAAFDTELVREHDATTDLDLWL, encoded by the coding sequence ATGCACTACCGGGAAGTCGAGACCGTCGGGGAGTACCTCGGACGGCTCGAGACGGGGCGGGACTGGCGCGCCCAGCTGGAGGAACTCGCCGTCGAGGAGGAGATCGACGCCGGGTGGTTCGTGGGGCTCGGCGCGGTCCAGGACGCGACCGTCTGGTACTATCACCAGGACGAGGGCGAGTACGAGCCCGTCGAGTTCGACGAGCACCTGGAGGTCGCGGCGTGCGTCGGGAACCTGAGCGAGCTCGACGGGGAGCCGTTCGCGCACACGCACGTCGTCCTCTCCCGGCCCGACGGCGAGTCGGTGGCGGGCCACCTCGACGAGGCGACGGTGTTCGCCGGCGAGGTGTACGTCGCCGCGTTCGACACCGAGCTCGTGCGCGAGCACGACGCGACCACCGACCTCGACCTCTGGCTATAG
- a CDS encoding ABC transporter permease, producing the protein MSERNEDSTFRERVLAHPEPAMIWLAGAFLLFLPQASAFFETLILWGDMVNPFTTGSLEIMSWYVDTMYSTGGTVGGTILTAIGAFVAIAVVTVLIKAFFIPFSIVESLGVEDWPISTDLLERVIVGSIVAVAGLLLVFSPLGSALQSLFAIVADVGTVFADRWTLLSREVIPNQGFAPPSGATDQYSTGPLGPYHGTFLGLEPAVAWAIRVVLVYVYAFVWIAWAWFGYKTFRRHYRYADWTPRDDMIDRFSTHRWGQFGFVVVAMFLVMAIFAPPLGPVTAQENIHEPYSYSVNYTEDGEVLNITHGSANSGSTSQGGDRNVGILQYDDFGRFHPIGTTTGGKDLWTFMTMGSRVSLFIGLLSVVGSGFIGAALALVTAYYKGLTDLIVVVTSDGIQAMPALLVLILLGTVLADHPISNVYNGALVFVLIFVAIGWAGMWRALRGPALQVSEQEWIDAARSYGQRPTTTMKKHMAPYILGYLLVYGSLRLGGIIISVAALSFLGLGIEPPVPEWGRMVNSGQPYVSGPSWHIATVPGLMVVLVVTGFNAFGDGIRDAIDPQSEGASGDEAAAAGGGG; encoded by the coding sequence ATGAGCGAACGAAACGAGGACTCGACGTTCAGAGAGCGCGTGCTCGCGCACCCCGAACCTGCGATGATCTGGCTCGCGGGGGCATTCCTGCTGTTCCTCCCGCAGGCGAGTGCGTTCTTCGAGACGCTCATCCTCTGGGGCGACATGGTGAACCCGTTCACGACGGGGTCGCTCGAGATCATGAGCTGGTACGTCGACACGATGTACAGTACGGGTGGGACGGTCGGTGGCACCATCCTGACCGCGATCGGTGCATTCGTCGCCATCGCGGTCGTGACGGTGCTCATCAAGGCGTTCTTCATCCCGTTCTCCATCGTGGAGAGTCTCGGCGTGGAGGACTGGCCGATCAGCACCGACCTCCTCGAGCGCGTCATCGTCGGCTCGATCGTCGCGGTGGCCGGACTGCTGCTCGTGTTCTCGCCGCTCGGGAGCGCGCTCCAGTCGCTGTTCGCGATCGTCGCGGACGTCGGGACCGTGTTCGCCGACCGGTGGACGCTCCTGTCGCGCGAGGTCATCCCGAACCAGGGGTTCGCGCCACCGTCAGGCGCGACCGACCAGTACTCGACCGGACCGCTCGGTCCGTACCACGGGACGTTCCTCGGCCTCGAACCGGCCGTCGCGTGGGCGATCCGCGTCGTTCTCGTGTACGTGTACGCGTTCGTCTGGATCGCGTGGGCCTGGTTCGGCTACAAGACGTTCCGCCGGCACTACCGGTACGCTGACTGGACGCCGCGCGACGACATGATCGATCGCTTCAGCACGCACCGCTGGGGCCAGTTCGGGTTCGTCGTCGTCGCGATGTTCCTCGTCATGGCGATCTTCGCGCCACCGCTCGGTCCGGTGACCGCGCAGGAGAACATCCACGAACCGTACAGTTACTCGGTGAACTACACGGAGGACGGGGAGGTGCTGAACATCACGCACGGCAGTGCGAACTCCGGGTCGACCTCGCAGGGCGGTGACCGGAACGTCGGCATCCTCCAGTACGACGACTTCGGTCGGTTCCATCCGATCGGGACGACGACCGGCGGGAAGGACCTATGGACGTTCATGACCATGGGGTCCCGCGTCAGCCTGTTCATCGGGCTGCTCTCGGTCGTCGGGAGCGGGTTCATCGGTGCGGCGCTCGCGCTCGTGACGGCGTACTACAAGGGCTTGACTGACCTCATCGTCGTGGTGACGTCCGACGGCATCCAGGCGATGCCGGCGTTGCTCGTGCTCATCCTCCTGGGGACGGTGCTCGCGGACCATCCGATATCGAACGTGTACAACGGCGCGCTCGTGTTCGTCCTCATCTTCGTCGCGATCGGCTGGGCGGGGATGTGGCGCGCGCTCCGTGGACCCGCGTTACAGGTGTCCGAGCAGGAGTGGATCGACGCCGCCAGGAGTTACGGGCAGCGACCGACGACCACGATGAAGAAGCACATGGCGCCGTACATCCTCGGCTACCTGCTCGTGTACGGGTCGCTGCGGCTCGGCGGCATCATCATCAGCGTCGCCGCGCTGTCGTTCCTCGGCCTGGGGATCGAGCCGCCGGTCCCGGAGTGGGGTCGGATGGTGAACTCCGGTCAGCCGTACGTGTCCGGGCCGTCGTGGCACATCGCGACCGTCCCCGGTCTGATGGTCGTGCTCGTCGTCACGGGCTTCAACGCGTTCGGTGACGGCATCCGCGACGCGATCGACCCGCAGTCCGAAGGGGCGTCGGGTGACGAGGCCGCGGCTGCAGGGGGTGGTGGATGA